Proteins encoded in a region of the Syntrophorhabdaceae bacterium genome:
- a CDS encoding electron transfer flavoprotein subunit beta/FixA family protein, translated as MNILIFIKQVADTEARIIIKNDKKSLEIENKYNMNFFDEFAVEEAVRIKEKQKDVQITVCTIGTQKAVEALRTAIAMGADRAFLLDNSKVAIDDPLVIARILAAFSVKEGFDMILCGRQAIDDESANVGAMVSEFLGIPHVSAVLKMELLDGNTVKVENEIEGGRGISEVTLPALFTTQKGLNEPRVPLITGVMKAMKAAIPVVDPLSLDIPEETIATGASKVTILSYESPQERPPVKIIDGETPEEKVKNLIKALKEDAKVL; from the coding sequence GTGAATATCCTGATCTTTATCAAACAGGTGGCCGATACAGAGGCACGTATCATCATTAAGAACGACAAGAAATCCCTGGAGATAGAAAACAAGTACAACATGAACTTTTTTGATGAATTCGCCGTTGAGGAGGCGGTAAGGATCAAAGAAAAACAAAAGGATGTCCAGATCACAGTGTGCACCATCGGCACCCAAAAGGCAGTTGAGGCGCTGAGGACTGCTATAGCGATGGGCGCTGACCGGGCCTTTTTGCTGGACAACAGCAAGGTGGCGATTGATGACCCGTTGGTTATCGCAAGGATACTTGCCGCATTCTCCGTGAAAGAAGGGTTTGATATGATCCTTTGCGGAAGGCAGGCCATCGATGACGAGAGCGCGAATGTGGGCGCCATGGTATCGGAGTTTTTGGGGATACCCCATGTAAGCGCTGTTCTCAAGATGGAACTCCTTGATGGGAATACCGTGAAGGTTGAAAATGAGATAGAGGGTGGGCGCGGGATCTCCGAGGTTACACTGCCTGCCTTATTCACAACGCAAAAAGGGTTGAACGAACCAAGGGTCCCGTTGATCACCGGCGTCATGAAGGCCATGAAGGCCGCTATCCCTGTTGTCGATCCGTTATCGCTTGATATCCCGGAGGAGACTATTGCAACGGGCGCCTCAAAGGTGACGATCCTTTCTTACGAATCACCACAGGAAAGACCACCGGTGAAGATTATTGATGGTGAAACCCCTGAAGAGAAGGTAAAAAACCTGATAAAGGCATTAAAAGAAGACGCAAAGGTCCTATAG